The Gloeobacter violaceus PCC 7421 DNA window CCGACGCCCCCAGAACCACCTCCACCGGCACAGCGCGCCGGGCGAGCGCGTCCACGGCGGTCTTGCGCAGGTAGAGGCTCATGTCCTGGGGCAATAGCTGCATTCCCCTTTGCAACAGCGCCACGCGCACCTCCCGGCCGGCGCCCCCCAACCGGGTGAAGCTCGCGGGCAGCCAGTCGGCGAGCGTCGCCGCCAGTTCGATACCCGCGGGTCCGCCGCCCACCACCGCTACCGTCAGCAGCCGTTTTCGCTCGTCCGGCCCGCCAAGCTGGGTTGCCCGCTGCAGGCAGAGGCGCAAGTGCTGCCGCAATTTGAGCACCTCTTCGCCCGTGCGCAAAAAATAAGCGTGCCGGTTGTCCGGCCCAGTGCTGCCGACAGCCCCGCCCAGAGCCAGCACCAGATTGCTGTAAGCGTAAGAAAGTCCTGATTCCAACTCCACCCAGCGCCCTTCCAGGTCAATAGTCTGCACTGCATCCTGGATAAAGGTGATGCGGCTGCCGCGCAGCAACTCTTCGAAGCGCGGCCAGACCTGGTAGACGTCCATCTCGCCGCTCAGCAACTCATAAAGTAAGGGCTTGAACGAAAAGCGCTCCGAGCGGTCGACGAGCACGACCGGGTGGGGATAGCGCCGACGGTTGAGGCGCAGGGCGGTAAACAGGCCAGTGAACCCCCCGCCCAGAATCACGGTGCGGTCGCTGGGCATCATGGTCGGCATCGGCAGATTCCTGTGTCGAGTGCGTTTCGCTAGATAGCTGATTCTTTCCGCTCCCTCCCGGTCGACGAAGGCACGCTCCAGGGAGGGGCAAAGGAGCGCCGAACCCGTCTGCGCTCCTTTGCCCGTGGCTTTTTCCCCAATTAGCGGTCGATCTTGGCGTAGGCCAGGGTGACATCGAACTTTTTGCACCAGATGGCGATCGAGCCGTAGTCTTTGACGTTGAGATTGGTCGGGATGGCGTAGCGCTGGTCTCCCTTGCGGCTGACCAGGGCTCCCAAATCGACGTACTTCTTGGGGTCGTAGGTCTTCTTGGGCGGAGCGGCGTCTTTGTAGAGCGTCATCCGGATGGCGGGTGCTTCGCCGATGGTAAAGTCCTCGCTCAGTTGAACGTAGGACTTGCCGTTCTCGACGACGATGCGTCCGGTGCCGGTGGTTTTGGCGTCGACACTGACGAGGCTCAAAGGTGGGGTTTCCACAGAGCCCGCCATGGCGCCAGGGTTGGAGTCGCTCACGGTGGATTGCGCCATCAGCCCGGTGGAGCCGGAGCGGGCCGCCGGAGCGATCGCAAGCGCGGCGCCCAGGACGAGGGTGAGGGCAACAATAGCTTTGGACATTGGAATATCCTCAATATCTGAAGGTAGTCTGCGGACGCGGGCGAAACCGCACAGGCCCGTCGCACAAAGCTGTGAACGTGATCTGTGCTTTTCGAGCAGCTTGGGCCCATTATGGGCGGCAAGATCCGGGCCGTCGGCGAAGTTGTACCGGTTAATCGACAAGATAAGCCTCGGCACCGGCGCAGATGGCGGGAGCCCCCGGCTGCCGACAGCGAAAGTGCACAGTGCGAATGGTTGACTGTCGGGCACCATTGCCCCCGTCGGACCGTAAACTTCACCGCTAAGTTGGCTATCTCTTGCCTGATCGGTCAGCGAATCAACAACAGTGGTCAAGCATGGTGCACCCCCAACTGTGGAGAACAGGATGAATTCCACGACCCTCGACACCACTTTGACCGCCACTCGTATCGTGCTGGGCGTGTTTTTTGTCCTCTCAGGCATTGCGAACTATTTACACTTTTACGAAAGCGGCGGTCTGCTCGAAACCTTGCTATCAGCCAAGTTGCGGCTTTGGGGGTTGGGATTTGGCGGTATCGGTCCCTTGCCGGCCTGGATGGCGCTTCCGTACGCCTACTTGCTGCCGGCGGTGGAGATCGCCGCGGGCACTCTGTTTGCCCTGGGGCGCTGGACGAAATATGCCGGGGCGCTCATGCTGCTGATGTTGTTGAGCTTTATCCTGGCTTTCGGTTTGTTCCCGGCGGCGGGCCTATTTCCCAGCAACGAATCGACCTGGGACAAAAACGTCTTCATCATGATTGCCGTCTGGATCTGCATGGTCTGGGAGGAAGTCAAGGCGCAGGCTGGGGGGACGCCTTTTGCCACCGCCTTGCGCGCACCGGCCGCCGGAAGTTCCGGGGGGCCGGATCCCTCCCACAACTGACGGGGCTGTGCCGCCGGACCTGTAGAGCATCTAGCGAGGATTGCCTTGTGGCGGCGCTGTTGGCAAAAATACCAGGACAGCTCTATCTGTGGGTCGCAGTCGCGATCTTCGCCGCCTCGGGCGCTGTGACGAAACAGTTGACCGAACTGGGCACCCAGCACCCAATCGACGGCAGAAACCCGATTTCATTTTGCAATTTGTTGTTCGTCGGCAATCTCTGCGCCCTGCTGGTCCTGATTCCCCTCTACCGCAAGCAGCTGAGCCCGGCCATTTTGCGGCAGTTTTCCCGCGGCGACTGGTTGGGGATGGTGGCGGTGGCTCTGCTCGCGGGCGCTCTGGCCCCGGCGCTCATCTTGATCGCCCTTTCCCAGACCATGATCAACGACGTCACCCTGGTGGGCCGTCTCGAACCGCTGTTGACGCTTGCCCTCTCGGCCTGGTGGCTGCGCGAACGCCCTACCCCCTGGCAGACCACCGGTGCCGCCGTGTGTTTTTTGGGGGTGATCGTCACCGTAACTTTGCAGGGAGTTTCGGCGGGCGGCATGGCCGCGCTGCACTTGAGCACCACGGGCCGGGGGGAATGGCTGACCGCATTCGGGGCGGTGGCCCTGGCACTTGCGAATATCATCAGCCGCGCGCGCCTCGGCCGTATTCCGATCGGGACTTTCGCCGTCGTGCGTACGACTTTGGGAACGGTCATATTTTTTGGCATCGCCCTTTACCTGTTTGGCAGCCACCATTTCGTCGACGCGTTTTCGCCATTTCTCTGGGAGTGGATGCTGCTGTACGGCATGCTTATTGTCGTGGTCGGCCAATCGCTCTGGCTTCTGGGCCTCAAGCGCGCCGGCTCCGCTCAAGCTGCCGTCATCCAAGCTTTTCATCCGCTCGGGGCGATTTTAGCCGCTTACTGGCTTTTGGGGGAGGCGCCCACCCCGGCTCAGTATGCGGGAGGCGGCATCATTCTTTTCGGTATTGCCTTAAGTCTTGTGGGAAGCGGGCGCACCACAGCGCCACCCCCGGGAGCGGGCATGGGATTTAAAGGCTGGTAGAGCTGTGTAAGCTCAAAAAGAGGTAGGAATGTTGTTGAGCAACACGATGTTGTTGAGTAACATTTCGAGTTTTGCTGGTAGGTCAGCTGAAGACAGCCGGCTCCTGACAACCCTCGTAGTATTCCAGTAGCTTTCTTCTAAATCTTTGCCGCTAGCATTGCTCCTTGGCGCAGTCCTTATGAGGCTGCAGTCCGAGTTCCAGCCCGCTGTTCGAAGCAGCCCACACGGACAACCTGCACCTCTAAATGAAGGCAAGAGATATGCTCGAATGCTCTCCAGGCGTGGATTGCTTTGTCATGGCCGGGTGGGGCAGAATCATGATCCGGCGCAGGAAATCATTGATTTGGTTATTTCGACGGAGCATCTGTTCCCAACTCATTGATTTTTGATATCGGCTAATATATGTTATGGACTGCCTATTGCTCCGAATCGCTGGAGGCTACTCCAGGGCTACGACTACAACGATCGACCGCCCGTGTACTGTGATCCGTTGGTCCTACCTGAAAGGCGAAGCTTTGCTCCATCCAAAACGTCTTTGTCCAGTTGCTTGTTATTTCTGCGGAGAACCCGATGCAGACCTTCAAAGCCGGCCGCCAGCGGGGATTCGTTTTGACGGAGAGTGGTTGGTGCAAGCTGCAGGCCAAAATGCGCGATTGGGAGTTCAGGACCGGGGTGCGCTGCACCGCCCGCAAGCTTTCGCTGCAGGCGCAGTTGGCCGGCTTGCCGGGGATGCATCACAACACCGTCAAGCGCATCCTGGATCGCAAAGACGGAGTCGATTTCAGTTCCATTGGTCTGCTGTTTCAAGTTTTTGAGCTGACCCTCGAAGCAAGCGACTGCGCTTACGCCCGCCTGCCGGAAGCCGACGGCCGGGCGACGCGCGTCGACTGCAGCGAAGCGATCGATGTAACCCATTTTTGCGGGCGCACCGAAGAGTTGGCTCTACTACGCCGGTGGATTGTCGAGGAGCGCTGCCGGGTGGTGAGCCTGCTGGGCATGGGCGGCATCGGCAAGACCGCCCTGGCGGCCCGGTTTGTCGAGGGGCAGCGCCCGGCCTTCGAGCGCGTCATCTGGCGTTCGCTGCGCAACGCGCCGCCTGTCGAGCAGATCCTCTCGGAGGTGCTCCGTTTTCTTGAGGAAGGGCCGGAGGCTGAGGCGCCGTCCCATCTCGACGGCAAACTGCACCGGGTACTGCAGCTGATGCAACAGCAGCGCTGCCTGCTGGTGCTCGACAACATCGAGACGGTGCTGCGGGAGGGCGGCTGGGCCGGGCACTACCGCGAAGGTTACGAAGGATACGGCGAGCTGTTGCGCAGCGCGGGCGAAATCGCCCACCAAAGTTGCCTGCTGGTGACCGGTCGGGAAAAGCCCCGCGAATTGAGCGCTCTGGAGGGCGACGCCCTGCCGGTGCGCTCGCTGGCGCTTCCTGGTCTGGGAGAGGCCGAGGGCCGGCAGGTGTTTCAGAGCCGGGGCGCTTTTTTTGGGTCCGAAGCGGACTGGCGCACGCTGATCGACCATTACGCCGGCAATCCCCTGGCTTTGAAGATGGTCGCTCCGACGGTGCAGGAGCTGTTCGAGGGTGACATCGGCGAACTGGTCGATCTGATTCGAGGCGGGATGGCGCTTTTCGGCGACATCGAGGAGTTGCTGCAAAAACAGTTCAACCGCCTCTCGGAACCTGAGCGGGACGCGGCCTTCTGGTTGGCGGTGGAACGCGCGCCGACCACCTTCGCCCGCTTGCGCGAGTGCTTCGTCTCGCCTGCTGCCCAACCGCGGCTGGTCGAGGTGCTCCGCTCCCTCAGCCGCCGCTCGCTCATCGAAAAAACCGGCGAGGGCTTCACGCTGCAACCGGTGGTCCTGGAGTTTGTCACCAACCGGCTTATCGACCGGGTCTGCCACGAAATCCTCGCAGGCGAGGTCGGGCTGCTCGAAAGCCACGCCCTGCTCAATGCCCGAGGTAGAGACTACCTGCGCGAGGCGCAGTTGCGGCTGATTGTTGAACCGACAGTCCACCGTCTGAGGGCGCTGTGCGGCGGCAAAAGCGCCCTCGAAGCTCACCTCGGGCAAGTTCTCGCTCGTCTGCAAGGCGGGCGGGCGGGCTACGCCGCGGGCAACCTGCTCAATATGCTGGTGCACCTGGGAACCGACCTGCGCGGCTGGAATTTTTCCGGCCTCACCATCCGCCATGCCGATCTCCGGGAAGCTTGCTTGCGCGAAGCGCACTTTGCCGGCAGCCGCTTTATCCGCAGCGCCTTTGCGGATCATTTTTGCGGCGTCCTTGCCCTCGCCTTCAGCCCGGACGGCCGCTGGCTCGCCATGGCCGACACGCGCGGCGAGGTGCGCCTGTGCCTGGTGCAAAGCCGGGAGCAGCGCTTCGTCTGTGCGGGTCACAGCGGTTGGGTCGAGGGTCTCGCCTTCAGCCCGGACAGCGAGATACTGGCAAGCGCCGGTCTCGACGGCACCATCCGGCTGTGGCAAGTGGTTTCAGGCCAACTGCAAGCTACCCTCACCGGCCACAACAAAGGGGTGCGCTCGGTCGCTTTTGCCCCCGATGGTCACCTGATCGCCAGCGGCAGCCTCGACGGCACCATCAAGCTGTGGGACGCCCAAAGCGGCCAGTGCCGGCTCACCCTGACCGGTCACCGCAATGTGGTGGCATCGGTCGTCTGGAGCCCGGACGGTCAGTACCTGGCCAGCGGCAGCAACGACGGCACGGTCAAATTCTGGCGCCCGGTGGGCGGCCGTTGCCTGCGCACGCTGCGCGGACACACCGACGAGGTCTGGTCGGTGGCCTTCGGTCCCGACAGCCGCACGTTGCTCAGCGGCAGTTCGGACGGGACGCTGCGGATGTGGGACACCCACGGCGGCACCTGCAAACAGGCACTGTCCGGTCACCAGGACAAAGTGCGCACAGTCGCGTGGAGCCTGGATGGGCAACGCCTGGCCAGCGGCAGTTGGGACGCCACCGTCCGGGTGTGGAATGCCGACGGCCGTTGCCAATCGATCCTGCGCGGCCACAGCGGGATCATCCGGTCGGTCGCCTTTGCCCCGGATGGTGGCCTGCTTGCCACGGGCAGCATCGACCAGACCGTCAAGCTGTGGGACTTGCAAAGCGGCCAGTGTGTGTATTCGTTCAAGGGCCACAGCGGCGGCGTCGCCGCCGTCGCCGTCGGCGGCCATGGAACGCTCGCAAGCGGTGACGCCGACCACCGCGTGCGGATCTGGAGCACCGAGGACGGTCGATGTACGCGGGTATTGAGCGGACATACCCACCCGATTTGGTCGGTGGCCTTTGCACCGGGCGGCGCCACCCTGGCCAGTGCCAGCGCAGATCACGCGGTGCGGTTGTGGGATGGGGCGAGCGGCCGGTGCACCCATATCCTGCAGGGACACACCAGCTGGGTCTGGTCGGTGGCCTTCAGTCCCGACGGCCGCCGGTTGGCGAGCGGCGGCGCCGACCGGACCGTCAGGCTGTGGGACACCGCCACCGGCCAATGCCTCAGAACGAGCACAGAAGCCGATCACCGGGTCTTGGCCGTCGCCTTTATGCCCGACGGCCTCACCCTGGCGGGTAGCGTCGATCAAACCGTGCGGCTGTGGGATGCGGCCACCGGTCGGTGCCTCAGAACCCTCGCGGGCCACACCAGCTGGATCTGGTCGCTCGCCGCCAGTGCGGACGGCCGCCTGATGGCCACCGGCAGCGCCGACCGCAGCGTGCGGATCTGGGAAGTGGCCACTGGTCGCTGCTTGAAGCACCTGGAGGAGCACGGCGGCTGGGTCTGGTCGGTGGCCTTCAGCCCCGACGAGCGCCGATTGGCCGTCGGC harbors:
- a CDS encoding DM13 domain-containing protein, which codes for MSKAIVALTLVLGAALAIAPAARSGSTGLMAQSTVSDSNPGAMAGSVETPPLSLVSVDAKTTGTGRIVVENGKSYVQLSEDFTIGEAPAIRMTLYKDAAPPKKTYDPKKYVDLGALVSRKGDQRYAIPTNLNVKDYGSIAIWCKKFDVTLAYAKIDR
- a CDS encoding DoxX family membrane protein — encoded protein: MNSTTLDTTLTATRIVLGVFFVLSGIANYLHFYESGGLLETLLSAKLRLWGLGFGGIGPLPAWMALPYAYLLPAVEIAAGTLFALGRWTKYAGALMLLMLLSFILAFGLFPAAGLFPSNESTWDKNVFIMIAVWICMVWEEVKAQAGGTPFATALRAPAAGSSGGPDPSHN
- a CDS encoding DMT family transporter; the encoded protein is MAKIPGQLYLWVAVAIFAASGAVTKQLTELGTQHPIDGRNPISFCNLLFVGNLCALLVLIPLYRKQLSPAILRQFSRGDWLGMVAVALLAGALAPALILIALSQTMINDVTLVGRLEPLLTLALSAWWLRERPTPWQTTGAAVCFLGVIVTVTLQGVSAGGMAALHLSTTGRGEWLTAFGAVALALANIISRARLGRIPIGTFAVVRTTLGTVIFFGIALYLFGSHHFVDAFSPFLWEWMLLYGMLIVVVGQSLWLLGLKRAGSAQAAVIQAFHPLGAILAAYWLLGEAPTPAQYAGGGIILFGIALSLVGSGRTTAPPPGAGMGFKGW
- a CDS encoding NAD(P)/FAD-dependent oxidoreductase is translated as MPTMMPSDRTVILGGGFTGLFTALRLNRRRYPHPVVLVDRSERFSFKPLLYELLSGEMDVYQVWPRFEELLRGSRITFIQDAVQTIDLEGRWVELESGLSYAYSNLVLALGGAVGSTGPDNRHAYFLRTGEEVLKLRQHLRLCLQRATQLGGPDERKRLLTVAVVGGGPAGIELAATLADWLPASFTRLGGAGREVRVALLQRGMQLLPQDMSLYLRKTAVDALARRAVPVEVVLGASVKKVEPDGVYYEREGTAEIIPAAAVVWTGGGGGATMPFKLQGLSPEGYNKNGRLLVTPTWQLPNFPEVFAGGDLALDPDHPQPTTAQAAYQEGEAIAYNIEALARGRQIAVAPVRQLGTMMKLGLGEGAVEVFDRYEIAGRLGLLIRQLRYLGLLPTPIYSFKATAYWLTDLLWPRSGMAA
- a CDS encoding NB-ARC domain-containing protein, producing MQTFKAGRQRGFVLTESGWCKLQAKMRDWEFRTGVRCTARKLSLQAQLAGLPGMHHNTVKRILDRKDGVDFSSIGLLFQVFELTLEASDCAYARLPEADGRATRVDCSEAIDVTHFCGRTEELALLRRWIVEERCRVVSLLGMGGIGKTALAARFVEGQRPAFERVIWRSLRNAPPVEQILSEVLRFLEEGPEAEAPSHLDGKLHRVLQLMQQQRCLLVLDNIETVLREGGWAGHYREGYEGYGELLRSAGEIAHQSCLLVTGREKPRELSALEGDALPVRSLALPGLGEAEGRQVFQSRGAFFGSEADWRTLIDHYAGNPLALKMVAPTVQELFEGDIGELVDLIRGGMALFGDIEELLQKQFNRLSEPERDAAFWLAVERAPTTFARLRECFVSPAAQPRLVEVLRSLSRRSLIEKTGEGFTLQPVVLEFVTNRLIDRVCHEILAGEVGLLESHALLNARGRDYLREAQLRLIVEPTVHRLRALCGGKSALEAHLGQVLARLQGGRAGYAAGNLLNMLVHLGTDLRGWNFSGLTIRHADLREACLREAHFAGSRFIRSAFADHFCGVLALAFSPDGRWLAMADTRGEVRLCLVQSREQRFVCAGHSGWVEGLAFSPDSEILASAGLDGTIRLWQVVSGQLQATLTGHNKGVRSVAFAPDGHLIASGSLDGTIKLWDAQSGQCRLTLTGHRNVVASVVWSPDGQYLASGSNDGTVKFWRPVGGRCLRTLRGHTDEVWSVAFGPDSRTLLSGSSDGTLRMWDTHGGTCKQALSGHQDKVRTVAWSLDGQRLASGSWDATVRVWNADGRCQSILRGHSGIIRSVAFAPDGGLLATGSIDQTVKLWDLQSGQCVYSFKGHSGGVAAVAVGGHGTLASGDADHRVRIWSTEDGRCTRVLSGHTHPIWSVAFAPGGATLASASADHAVRLWDGASGRCTHILQGHTSWVWSVAFSPDGRRLASGGADRTVRLWDTATGQCLRTSTEADHRVLAVAFMPDGLTLAGSVDQTVRLWDAATGRCLRTLAGHTSWIWSLAASADGRLMATGSADRSVRIWEVATGRCLKHLEEHGGWVWSVAFSPDERRLAVGSMDGTIRLWSFPEGELLRSMACESAVRSIAFESHGQVLIAGCEDGTIRFWSVACGECLRVLRAPGPHAGMDISGAVGLSEAQRASLIALGAVEHGGRI